In Bacillus toyonensis BCT-7112, a single window of DNA contains:
- a CDS encoding YueI family protein, protein MVNKNVEDYLQEGIYGQKQNKPEERNMYLTTLRERVEIALTIGQVMQSNVYTEVASSIRSSQSLQILLNGGIAYPHLSKYIKLANEKNIPFTIVQNKDTATPIGLVLSHSTAVDKEQIYVEDAIFKQEMK, encoded by the coding sequence ATGGTAAATAAAAATGTGGAAGACTATCTCCAAGAAGGCATTTATGGCCAAAAGCAAAACAAACCAGAAGAACGTAATATGTATTTAACTACATTACGTGAGCGCGTAGAAATCGCTTTAACTATCGGTCAAGTAATGCAAAGTAATGTATATACTGAAGTAGCAAGTAGCATACGCTCTTCTCAATCATTACAAATCCTCCTAAACGGTGGCATTGCTTACCCACATTTATCAAAATACATTAAATTAGCAAACGAAAAAAATATTCCTTTTACAATTGTTCAAAATAAAGATACAGCAACACCAATCGGTTTAGTATTATCTCATAGCACAGCTGTAGATAAAGAACAAATTTATGTAGAAGATGCTATTTTTAAACAAGAAATGAAGTAA
- a CDS encoding BA2291 family sporulation histidine kinase, translating to MEVFPIDKDIKEVFCSHLKNNRHQFVENWKNKMIISEKDPFKLEVVQNGEDLLELIIELTMEDKDINYLQPLCEKIAIERAGAGADANIGDFVYNANVGRNELFEAMCELDVSARELKPIMAKIHTCFDKLIYYTVLKYSEIISRNLEEKQQYINETHKERLTILGQMSASFVHEFRNPLTSIMGFVKLLKADHPSLSYLDIISHELDQLNFRISQFLLVSKKEMWNESERFWLNDLFQDIIQFLYPSLVNANVSIEKNLPYPIPLVGYRSEVRQVFLNILMNSIEAMEAMKEERKIIIDVFEEEQAIRIVIKNNGPMIPAENVETIFEPFVTTKKLGTGIGLFVCKQIVEKHNGSIMCRSDSDWTEFQIAFQK from the coding sequence ATGGAGGTTTTTCCAATCGATAAGGATATTAAAGAAGTATTTTGTTCACACTTGAAAAACAATAGGCACCAATTCGTAGAGAACTGGAAAAACAAAATGATAATTTCTGAAAAAGATCCATTTAAACTAGAAGTAGTTCAAAATGGAGAGGATTTATTAGAGTTAATAATCGAACTTACTATGGAAGATAAAGATATAAATTATCTTCAACCATTATGCGAGAAAATCGCAATTGAACGAGCAGGAGCAGGAGCAGATGCGAATATTGGAGACTTTGTTTATAATGCAAATGTGGGAAGAAATGAACTTTTTGAAGCGATGTGTGAATTAGATGTTAGCGCTCGTGAATTGAAACCAATTATGGCCAAAATACATACTTGTTTTGACAAATTAATTTATTATACCGTTTTAAAATACTCGGAAATTATATCGAGGAATTTAGAGGAAAAACAGCAATATATTAATGAAACACATAAAGAAAGGCTGACGATTTTAGGCCAAATGTCAGCTAGTTTTGTACATGAATTTCGTAATCCGCTTACTTCAATTATGGGATTTGTCAAATTATTAAAGGCAGACCATCCGAGTTTATCGTATTTAGATATCATTTCGCATGAATTAGATCAATTAAATTTTCGAATCTCGCAATTTTTACTCGTTTCGAAAAAAGAAATGTGGAATGAATCGGAACGTTTTTGGCTTAATGACTTGTTCCAAGATATTATACAGTTCTTATATCCGAGTTTGGTTAATGCAAATGTTTCGATTGAAAAGAATTTGCCGTATCCAATACCACTTGTTGGTTATCGGAGTGAAGTGAGGCAAGTATTTTTAAATATTTTAATGAACTCAATTGAGGCTATGGAAGCAATGAAAGAAGAGCGGAAAATAATCATTGATGTTTTTGAAGAAGAGCAAGCTATTCGAATTGTGATAAAAAATAATGGACCGATGATTCCAGCTGAAAATGTAGAAACGATTTTTGAACCATTTGTAACTACTAAAAAATTAGGAACTGGTATTGGGTTATTTGTATGTAAACAAATTGTAGAAAAACATAACGGGTCCATTATGTGTCGTTCAGATAGCGATTGGACAGAATTTCAAATTGCATTTCAAAAGTAA
- a CDS encoding DUF4397 domain-containing protein, whose protein sequence is MSQSEIEKYGQEAVRYDQLARYYQYSNPKKYVELYMKYYDALTKLVQAYEKRDSQEAALPSHIRIFHSAPNTPAVDILVNGQKVIKNISFKQFSPYLSLVQGKYRIDIVPVGNETPIFSALVPIMGNHTYTLAAINSDNHLQLQPILDNTHIPSGQAKIRFMHFSPDTPVVNVDLKGGDHLFENVLFKQITDFLQVSPGTADIEVSLADNKKILLTLPKFDVEPNIIYTISIVGYSTKDPKLEVVILTN, encoded by the coding sequence ATGTCTCAATCTGAAATCGAAAAATATGGACAAGAAGCTGTACGTTACGATCAGCTCGCCCGTTACTATCAATATAGCAATCCCAAAAAATATGTAGAACTATATATGAAGTATTACGATGCACTTACAAAACTTGTACAGGCATATGAAAAAAGAGATTCACAAGAAGCTGCTTTACCGTCACATATAAGAATTTTTCATTCTGCACCAAACACGCCTGCGGTTGACATTTTAGTAAATGGACAAAAGGTAATCAAAAACATTTCATTTAAGCAATTTAGCCCCTATTTATCATTAGTGCAAGGTAAATATCGCATTGATATCGTCCCTGTCGGGAACGAAACTCCAATTTTTTCAGCTTTAGTACCGATAATGGGAAATCATACGTATACACTTGCCGCAATAAATAGTGATAATCACCTACAATTACAACCTATACTTGATAATACACATATACCATCTGGGCAAGCCAAAATTCGATTTATGCATTTTTCTCCAGATACCCCTGTTGTTAACGTAGATTTAAAAGGTGGAGATCATTTATTTGAAAATGTGCTCTTTAAACAAATAACAGATTTTTTACAAGTTAGCCCTGGTACAGCAGATATTGAAGTTTCACTCGCAGATAATAAAAAAATCCTGTTAACTTTACCTAAATTCGATGTTGAACCGAATATAATTTATACCATTTCAATAGTAGGTTATTCAACTAAAGACCCTAAATTAGAAGTCGTTATACTTACAAATTAA
- a CDS encoding CoA transferase subunit B, producing MGMGVEVRDKIARRAAKEIQNGMIVNLGIGIPSLIPNHLPDDINVMFHAENGIVGMGPTPSKGNEDENLCNAAGLPTSLITGASYFDSCTAFGMIRKGLLDITILGSLQVSENGDLANWIVPGKRVPGIGGAMDLAQKAKRVVVVMNHVDKYGNAKIVSECTLPLTSKKCVDLIITDMAVMEVTSSGLILQELMSPYTVEDIKRHTEAEFQIGSNLLVIE from the coding sequence ATGGGTATGGGCGTAGAAGTGAGAGATAAGATTGCTAGGCGTGCGGCGAAAGAAATACAAAATGGCATGATTGTAAATTTAGGTATTGGCATTCCATCGCTTATACCGAATCATTTGCCTGACGATATAAATGTAATGTTTCATGCAGAAAATGGAATCGTCGGTATGGGGCCAACGCCAAGTAAAGGGAATGAAGACGAGAATTTATGTAATGCAGCAGGTTTACCGACTTCTCTTATTACAGGAGCGAGTTATTTTGATAGCTGCACTGCGTTTGGGATGATTCGAAAAGGTTTACTAGATATAACGATTCTTGGGTCATTACAAGTGAGTGAGAATGGAGATTTAGCAAACTGGATTGTACCAGGGAAACGTGTGCCCGGTATTGGGGGAGCGATGGATTTAGCACAAAAAGCGAAGCGTGTCGTTGTTGTGATGAATCATGTTGATAAATACGGAAATGCAAAAATTGTTTCAGAGTGTACATTGCCATTAACGTCAAAGAAATGTGTAGATTTAATTATTACAGATATGGCGGTTATGGAAGTGACTTCGAGTGGACTCATTTTACAAGAATTAATGAGCCCGTATACAGTAGAAGATATAAAGCGACATACGGAAGCTGAGTTTCAAATTGGCTCTAACTTACTAGTTATTGAATGA
- a CDS encoding aspartate aminotransferase family protein, with translation MRDYLIKPLVGQPYPMISHGKGVYLYDQNGNKYFDGSSGAITAGIGHGVKEIADVIKKQAEEIAFVYRSQFTSEPAEKLAKKLSDLSVGDLNWSFFVNSGTEANETAMKIAIQHFQERGIQGKHKILSRWMSYHGITMGALSMSGHPLRRQRFVSILEDYPTIPAPYCFRCPVQKVYPTCQLACATELERSIERIGAEHIAAFIAEPIIGAAGGAVVPPKEYYKVIKDICSHYDILFIADEVMTGLGRTGAWFAMEHWGVEPDIMTLGKGLGAGYTPMAATIVSDRVMEPILRGSRSVMSGHTLSANPLSAATALAVIEYMEKHNLPEKTAEKGEYLIKGLQKVQQQSTIIADVRGKGLLIGIELQPFTKASELISVAAKNGLLLYQAVSGQAGKEDSALLVAPPMTTTYSELDELLSIFAKSVEEMMQKGGHSIV, from the coding sequence ATGCGCGATTACTTAATTAAACCACTTGTTGGTCAGCCGTATCCAATGATTTCACATGGAAAAGGTGTATATTTGTATGACCAGAACGGAAATAAATATTTTGATGGTTCGTCAGGAGCAATTACGGCAGGTATTGGACATGGCGTAAAGGAGATTGCAGATGTTATTAAAAAGCAAGCAGAGGAGATTGCTTTCGTATATAGATCACAGTTTACGAGTGAACCAGCTGAAAAACTAGCAAAGAAGTTAAGTGATTTAAGTGTAGGAGATTTGAACTGGAGCTTTTTCGTAAATAGTGGTACGGAAGCAAATGAAACAGCTATGAAAATTGCAATTCAGCATTTTCAGGAGCGCGGTATTCAAGGGAAACATAAAATTTTATCACGCTGGATGAGCTATCACGGTATTACGATGGGAGCCTTGTCAATGTCTGGGCATCCGCTGCGCAGACAACGTTTCGTATCTATTTTGGAAGATTATCCAACTATTCCAGCCCCATATTGTTTCAGGTGCCCTGTACAAAAGGTATATCCAACTTGTCAGCTTGCTTGTGCAACTGAACTAGAAAGATCAATTGAAAGAATTGGTGCGGAGCATATTGCAGCTTTTATTGCTGAACCGATTATCGGAGCAGCTGGCGGTGCGGTTGTACCGCCGAAAGAATATTATAAAGTGATTAAAGATATTTGTAGTCATTACGATATTTTATTCATTGCGGATGAAGTAATGACTGGGCTTGGTCGTACTGGTGCATGGTTTGCGATGGAGCATTGGGGTGTAGAACCGGATATTATGACGCTTGGTAAGGGATTAGGAGCGGGATATACACCAATGGCTGCGACGATTGTTAGTGACCGAGTTATGGAGCCAATTTTACGTGGGTCACGTTCTGTTATGAGTGGTCATACGCTAAGTGCAAATCCATTATCTGCAGCAACGGCTCTAGCTGTTATTGAATACATGGAGAAACATAATCTACCTGAAAAAACAGCGGAAAAGGGAGAATATTTAATTAAGGGACTACAGAAAGTTCAGCAACAATCGACAATTATTGCGGATGTGCGTGGAAAAGGGTTGCTGATCGGAATAGAATTGCAACCGTTTACAAAAGCTTCGGAGCTTATTTCGGTTGCAGCTAAAAATGGTCTCCTTTTATACCAAGCTGTTTCAGGGCAAGCAGGAAAAGAAGATAGCGCACTGCTTGTGGCACCGCCAATGACAACTACATATTCCGAGTTAGATGAATTACTTTCAATTTTTGCAAAAAGTGTAGAAGAGATGATGCAAAAAGGAGGGCATAGTATCGTATGA
- the atoD gene encoding acetate CoA-transferase subunit alpha codes for MTTITNTFNKLKGIEEVISLFHDDMTLMFGGFGGIGSPPTLIQAILEKGVTNLNLIGNDTGFPDVGIGRLVTNERVKSLVTSHIGSNPNAGRQLNEGRLQIEFSPQGTLAERIRAGGVGLGGVLVDVGVDTIVEDGKRTVEMNGKTYLVETALTAEVAIVYAKKADPFGNLVFDKSARNMNPHVAMAGDITIVEAEEIVPLGSLDPEEIVVPGVFVNYIVPSEGVNWKWVWA; via the coding sequence ATGACAACAATTACAAATACATTCAATAAATTAAAAGGGATAGAGGAAGTAATTTCTTTGTTCCATGATGATATGACATTAATGTTTGGGGGATTTGGGGGAATTGGATCCCCTCCAACTTTAATACAGGCTATTTTAGAAAAGGGAGTTACAAATTTAAATTTAATAGGAAATGACACTGGCTTTCCTGATGTAGGAATCGGTCGTCTTGTTACAAATGAACGGGTTAAGTCTTTAGTTACTTCCCATATTGGTTCAAATCCAAATGCAGGAAGACAGTTAAATGAAGGACGATTACAAATTGAGTTTTCCCCGCAAGGAACATTAGCAGAGCGTATTCGCGCTGGAGGCGTAGGGCTTGGTGGTGTTTTAGTTGATGTTGGTGTTGATACGATTGTTGAAGATGGAAAACGAACAGTCGAAATGAATGGCAAGACATACTTAGTTGAAACTGCATTAACTGCTGAAGTTGCGATTGTTTATGCGAAAAAAGCTGATCCGTTTGGTAATCTTGTATTCGACAAAAGTGCGCGGAATATGAATCCTCATGTTGCTATGGCTGGGGACATAACGATTGTAGAAGCAGAAGAAATTGTTCCACTTGGAAGTTTAGATCCTGAGGAAATTGTCGTTCCAGGTGTTTTCGTAAATTATATCGTACCGTCGGAAGGAGTGAATTGGAAATGGGTATGGGCGTAG